A single window of Lepisosteus oculatus isolate fLepOcu1 chromosome 29, fLepOcu1.hap2, whole genome shotgun sequence DNA harbors:
- the tpgs1 gene encoding tubulin polyglutamylase complex subunit 1, whose product MTKTNMAEKRRSAAVVVEEDSKPPKPDTEREFLSQVGVEGPLRGALLKLLEARAEDPIAFLADHFTNLAQASENGAASGGCGAEQQLRARALWHLGLAHHSQRCAFSNNVRLAYELLAQGGGRRRGGLRGQAYSELLRCLCRGGGVSEAAAAPLLRRLGCQAHEAVPFDLFRQGVLTCAVFADHLRAARALHAAVARAGRGPCRAALEALRDALDTADAPDAARYLQAGAKIAPCRLARAMALARAPGEAHPEPLMEPQEFEEEAAALFISRVRAVS is encoded by the exons ATGACCAAAACAAACATGGCGGAGAAGCGGCGGTCTGCTGCAGTGGTGGTCGAGGAGGACTCGAAACCCCCCAAACCGGACACGGAGAGAGAGTTTCTGTCGCAGGTGGGAGTGGAGGGGCCGCTCCGAGGGGCGCTGCTGAAGCTGCTGGAGGCCAGGGCGGAAGACCCCATCGCTTTCCTGGCCGATCACTTCACGAATTTGGCGCAGGCATCCGAAAACGGGGCAGCGAGCGGCGGCTGCGGAGCGGAGCAGCAGCTCCGGGCGAGAGCGCTGTGGCACCTCGGCCTTGCCCATCACTCCCAGAG GTGCGCCTTCAGCAACAACGTGCGCCTGGCCTACGAGCTCCTGGCGCAGGGCGGCGGGCGCCGGCGGGGCGGGCTGCGGGGCCAGGCCTACTCGGAGCTGCTGCGCTGCCTGTGCCGGGGCGGCGGGGTGTCGGAGGCGGCGGCCGCGCCCCTCCTGCGCCGGCTGGGCTGCCAGGCCCACGAGGCCGTGCCCTTCGACCTCTTCCGGCAGGGCGTGCTGACCTGCGCCGTGTTCGCCGACCACCTGCGCGCCGCCCGCGCGCTGCACGCCGCCGTGGCGCGCGCCGGGCGGGGCCCCTGCCGGGCCGCGCTGGAGGCCCTCCGCGACGCGCTGGACACCGCCGACGCCCCCGACGCCGCCCGCTACCTGCAGGCCGGCGCCAAGATCGCCCCCTGCAGGCTGGCCCGCGCCATGGCCCTCGCCCGCGCCCCCGGAGAGGCTCACCCGGAGCCGCTCATGGAGCCCCAGGAATTCGAGGAAGAAGCAGCCGCCCTCTTCATCAGCCGAGTCAGAGCCGTGTCCTGA
- the LOC102690503 gene encoding zinc finger protein 501-like isoform X1, with amino-acid sequence MAAKVKREEEEFPVSGRDGDLLVRRCDVTVKTEYAPRFDDVATQCEYAPRGDVTVKPDPADNGDAAVKSEPPDPWAQEGRSDVLALKLEVGDDGPAVWPETPEPPEVTVEIESNWDSDSPTDFPSRRIQKKPSRRAARRRPIPKVYHCDVCDKDIKHLLGFQEHQRIHTGERPYECPQCHKRFTRCADLIKHRLVHSDRRPYPCPTCGKCFKLQGDVTKHQAVHSAAEPFRCAACGKAFKRAACLVKHERVHAQDSPFRCPTCGRGFKWEASLTEHVRTHTGERPFRCGEEGCGKSFAHRSTFLQHGRTHRNQRQFRCPRCPRGFNHRSNLVKHERTHREPGGRWGGETSDSESRRGGQEDRAV; translated from the exons ATGGCTGCGAAGGTGAAGAGGGAGGAGGAAGAGTTCCCAGTGTCGGGACGGGACGGTGACCTGCTTGTCCGCCGCTGTGACGTCACGGTCAAGACGGAATACGCGCCGCGGTTCGATGACGTCGCCACCCAGTGTGAGTACGCGCCTCGGGGTGACGTCACGGTGAAGCCCGACCCCGCCGATAACGGTGATGCCGCGGTGAAATCCGAACCCCCAGACCCATGGGCTCAGGAGGGGCGCAGCGACGTCCTGGCGCTGAAGCTGGAGGTGGGAGACGATGGCCCCGCCGTGTGGCCAGAGACTCCAGAACCGCCCGAGGTCACGGTGGAAATCGAGAGCAACTGGGACTCCGACTCCCCGACAGACTTCCCCAGCAGGAGGATCCAGAAGAAACCCAGCCGGCGAGCCGCTCGCAGGAGGCCGATCCCAAAGGTCTACCACTGCGACGTCTGTGACAAGGACATCAAGCACCTGCTTGGCTTCCAG GAGCACCAGCGGATCCACACGGGCGAGCGCCCGTACGAGTGCCCGCAGTGCCACAAGCGCTTCACCCGCTGCGCCGACCTCATCAAGCACCGGCTGGTGCACTCCGACCGGCGGCCCTACCCCTGCCCCACCTGCGGCAAGTGCTTCAAGCTGCAGGGCGACGTCACCAAGCACCAGGCCGTGCACTCGGCGGCCGAGCCCTTCCGCTGCGCCGCCTGCGGCAAGGCGTTCAAGCGCGCCGCCTGCCTGGTGAAGCACGAGCGCGTGCACGCGCAGGACAGCCCCTTCCGCTGCCCCACCTGCGGCCGCGGCTTCAAGTGGGAGGCGTCGCTGACGGAGCACGTGCGCACGCACACGGGCGAGCGGCCCTTCCGCTGCGGCGAGGAGGGCTGCGGCAAGAGCTTCGCCCACCGCTCCACCTTCCTGCAGCACGGCCGCACCCACCGCAACCAGCGCCAGTTCCGCTGCCCGCGCTGCCCGCGCGGCTTCAACCACCGCTCCAACCTGGTGAAGCACGAGCGCACCCACCGGGAGCCCGGCGGCCGCTGGGGCGGGGAGACCAGCGACAGCGAGAGCCGCCGCGGCGGCCAGGAGGACCGGGCGGTCTGA
- the LOC102690503 gene encoding zinc finger protein 501-like isoform X2 has protein sequence MAAKVKREEEEFPVSGRDGDLLVRRCDVTVKTEYAPRFDDVATQYPWAQEGRSDVLALKLEVGDDGPAVWPETPEPPEVTVEIESNWDSDSPTDFPSRRIQKKPSRRAARRRPIPKVYHCDVCDKDIKHLLGFQEHQRIHTGERPYECPQCHKRFTRCADLIKHRLVHSDRRPYPCPTCGKCFKLQGDVTKHQAVHSAAEPFRCAACGKAFKRAACLVKHERVHAQDSPFRCPTCGRGFKWEASLTEHVRTHTGERPFRCGEEGCGKSFAHRSTFLQHGRTHRNQRQFRCPRCPRGFNHRSNLVKHERTHREPGGRWGGETSDSESRRGGQEDRAV, from the exons ATGGCTGCGAAGGTGAAGAGGGAGGAGGAAGAGTTCCCAGTGTCGGGACGGGACGGTGACCTGCTTGTCCGCCGCTGTGACGTCACGGTCAAGACGGAATACGCGCCGCGGTTCGATGACGTCGCCACCCAGT ACCCATGGGCTCAGGAGGGGCGCAGCGACGTCCTGGCGCTGAAGCTGGAGGTGGGAGACGATGGCCCCGCCGTGTGGCCAGAGACTCCAGAACCGCCCGAGGTCACGGTGGAAATCGAGAGCAACTGGGACTCCGACTCCCCGACAGACTTCCCCAGCAGGAGGATCCAGAAGAAACCCAGCCGGCGAGCCGCTCGCAGGAGGCCGATCCCAAAGGTCTACCACTGCGACGTCTGTGACAAGGACATCAAGCACCTGCTTGGCTTCCAG GAGCACCAGCGGATCCACACGGGCGAGCGCCCGTACGAGTGCCCGCAGTGCCACAAGCGCTTCACCCGCTGCGCCGACCTCATCAAGCACCGGCTGGTGCACTCCGACCGGCGGCCCTACCCCTGCCCCACCTGCGGCAAGTGCTTCAAGCTGCAGGGCGACGTCACCAAGCACCAGGCCGTGCACTCGGCGGCCGAGCCCTTCCGCTGCGCCGCCTGCGGCAAGGCGTTCAAGCGCGCCGCCTGCCTGGTGAAGCACGAGCGCGTGCACGCGCAGGACAGCCCCTTCCGCTGCCCCACCTGCGGCCGCGGCTTCAAGTGGGAGGCGTCGCTGACGGAGCACGTGCGCACGCACACGGGCGAGCGGCCCTTCCGCTGCGGCGAGGAGGGCTGCGGCAAGAGCTTCGCCCACCGCTCCACCTTCCTGCAGCACGGCCGCACCCACCGCAACCAGCGCCAGTTCCGCTGCCCGCGCTGCCCGCGCGGCTTCAACCACCGCTCCAACCTGGTGAAGCACGAGCGCACCCACCGGGAGCCCGGCGGCCGCTGGGGCGGGGAGACCAGCGACAGCGAGAGCCGCCGCGGCGGCCAGGAGGACCGGGCGGTCTGA